AATGCCGTCCCGAACCTGCCCTCCGACAAAGAGCCCTGGAAACGTGCCTTCGGCCACCTCGATGGTATCGAGGAACTGCTCGTAGCCAAGTGTGTACTGCGGGATGGCATGTCTCCAGGTCACGCGCCGGGTGTACACAGGAGTTGCTTTTATCCCCATGATCGAGGCGAGCTCACTTCGAACCAGGTCCAGCAAGGCGGCATCATCGAGCAACGCGACTTCCGGAAGCCGGGAGCCGCCGACCATTGCAGTCAGGGCGACATGCCCCTCCGGTGCCCGCCCCGGAAAAAGTGATGAGGAGAAAAGGACTCCCAATAGCTTCCTGTTCTCGACCGGAGGCACGAGCATCCCGAAGCCATTGAGCGGGTGAGGGACGTCCTGCCGCTTGAAACCGAGGAAAAGTGAGGTCACCGGTGGGCTTGACACCTGGGAAAGCGCCGCGAAGGACTCCTGTGGATCGAGGCCGATCGTAAGCGGCACCAGTTGATGGGCGGGAAGGGCAAGCAGCACCGCGGCAAACTGTTCGTTTTGGCTCACCCCGTCCCGCTGCCAGCGAACCGTCCACGGCCCGCCGAGCCGAGGGGGATTCAGATGAGACACCTCCGCGCCGAGCTCCACCGAGCCATTTGGCAACGCCTTGGCAAGGGCTTCGGGAAGCGCCTGCAAACCTTGGGCGAACGATACGAGCTTGGTCTTTGGCTCGCCTTTCCTCTTCCGCTCGGTCGCCAGCTTGACCATGCCACGAATGAGGGAACCATATTGGCGCTCGATTCGCCAGAGGGTGGGAAAGCTCAACTTTGTCGAAAGCTGTCCGGCGTCACCCGCATACACGCCTGAGACGAACGCGCTGAAGGCGCGGTCCACAGCCTCTTGCCCAAAATGCTCGGCGACAAACTCCGACAATGCGACGTCCTGCTTGCGGAGGTGAGGTTCGATGAACAGGTCCTTGAAAAT
This portion of the Opitutaceae bacterium genome encodes:
- the hemG gene encoding protoporphyrinogen oxidase — encoded protein: MFRPDPSPALTAAALRLGVAVVGGGITGLTAAYRLHRAGVRVRVFEAAGRVGGAIGTFCESGWMHECGPNTIQLNSRPVAELIKELGLSGQMLEANPLAKNRFLLRNGRICAVPRSPFGLVSTRLFSPAGKVRIFKDLFIEPHLRKQDVALSEFVAEHFGQEAVDRAFSAFVSGVYAGDAGQLSTKLSFPTLWRIERQYGSLIRGMVKLATERKRKGEPKTKLVSFAQGLQALPEALAKALPNGSVELGAEVSHLNPPRLGGPWTVRWQRDGVSQNEQFAAVLLALPAHQLVPLTIGLDPQESFAALSQVSSPPVTSLFLGFKRQDVPHPLNGFGMLVPPVENRKLLGVLFSSSLFPGRAPEGHVALTAMVGGSRLPEVALLDDAALLDLVRSELASIMGIKATPVYTRRVTWRHAIPQYTLGYEQFLDTIEVAEGTFPGLFVGGQVRDGISVPNCIEAGFRLAERCLA